Proteins co-encoded in one Candidatus Thiodictyon syntrophicum genomic window:
- the ubiB gene encoding ubiquinone biosynthesis regulatory protein kinase UbiB, with translation MIGARQALRLFRINWVLLRHGLDEVILATHLFRPLRWVLYLTPWYWLRRDLPAYPVRVRLVLEDLGPIFVKFGQILSTRRDLLPDDLAVELAKLQDRVPPFPGAQAQALIEKAWGRPVGEVLDEFELRPLASASVAQVHTGRLKDGTEVVVKVLRPGIEKTIRQDIDLLYTIARLAERYWPDGRRLRPVEVVQEYEKTIFDELDLQREAANCSQLRRNWLHSEMLYIPEVYWDWTRASVLVMERIYGTPVADVPRLKAQGVSMKLLGERGVEIFFTQVFRDNFFHADMHPGNIFVEPSGRYIAVDFGIVGTLTSDDQRYLAENLLAFFERDYRRVAELHVESGWVPPGTRVDEFESAIRTVCEPIFEKPLSEISFGHFLVRLFQTARRFDMEVQPQLVLLEKTLLNIEGLGRMLYPELDLWTTAKPYMERWMRDQIGVKGLAKRTRRNLLTIADQLPDLPLVVHRILHAADLDARRTLAAAKTVNDHDRAAEARAGLSARALAGATLAVCGTLVLVLGPGQWLPPQLALGLVGASWFGGAWLLFSTGR, from the coding sequence ATGATCGGCGCGCGTCAGGCACTGCGCCTGTTCCGAATCAACTGGGTGCTGCTGCGTCACGGCCTGGACGAGGTCATCCTCGCCACCCACCTGTTCCGCCCCCTGCGCTGGGTCCTCTATCTCACCCCCTGGTACTGGCTGCGCCGCGATCTGCCCGCCTATCCGGTGCGGGTGCGCCTCGTGCTGGAGGACCTGGGGCCGATCTTCGTCAAGTTCGGCCAGATCCTCTCCACCCGCCGCGATCTGCTCCCCGATGACCTGGCGGTCGAACTGGCCAAGCTCCAGGACCGGGTCCCGCCCTTCCCCGGGGCCCAGGCGCAGGCCCTGATCGAGAAGGCCTGGGGCCGCCCGGTGGGCGAGGTCCTGGACGAGTTCGAGCTGCGCCCGCTCGCCTCCGCCTCGGTCGCCCAGGTCCACACCGGGCGGCTCAAGGACGGAACCGAAGTGGTGGTGAAGGTGCTGCGCCCGGGGATCGAGAAGACCATCCGCCAGGATATCGATCTGCTCTACACCATCGCCCGCCTGGCCGAGCGCTACTGGCCGGACGGCCGGCGCCTGCGCCCGGTGGAGGTGGTGCAGGAGTACGAGAAGACCATCTTCGACGAGTTGGACCTGCAACGCGAGGCGGCCAACTGCTCGCAACTGCGGCGCAACTGGCTGCACAGCGAGATGCTCTATATCCCGGAAGTCTACTGGGACTGGACCCGCGCCTCGGTACTGGTGATGGAGCGCATCTACGGCACCCCGGTGGCCGATGTGCCCCGGCTCAAGGCGCAGGGCGTGAGCATGAAGCTCCTGGGCGAACGCGGCGTGGAGATCTTCTTCACCCAGGTGTTCCGCGACAACTTCTTCCACGCCGACATGCACCCGGGCAACATCTTCGTCGAGCCCAGCGGGCGCTACATCGCGGTCGACTTCGGCATCGTCGGCACCTTGACGAGCGACGACCAGCGCTATCTGGCCGAGAACCTCCTCGCCTTCTTCGAGCGCGACTACCGGCGCGTGGCCGAACTGCATGTGGAGTCCGGCTGGGTCCCGCCCGGCACCCGGGTGGACGAGTTCGAGTCCGCCATCCGCACCGTCTGCGAGCCGATCTTCGAGAAGCCGCTCTCCGAGATCTCATTCGGGCACTTTCTGGTGCGGCTCTTCCAGACCGCCCGGCGCTTCGACATGGAGGTCCAGCCCCAACTGGTCCTGCTGGAGAAGACGCTGCTCAACATCGAGGGCCTGGGCCGGATGCTCTACCCGGAACTGGACCTGTGGACCACCGCCAAGCCCTACATGGAGCGCTGGATGCGCGACCAGATCGGCGTCAAGGGCCTGGCCAAGCGCACCCGGCGCAACCTGCTCACCATCGCCGACCAGTTGCCCGACCTGCCGCTGGTGGTGCACCGCATCCTGCACGCCGCCGACCTGGACGCCCGCCGCACCCTCGCCGCCGCCAAGACGGTCAACGACCACGACCGGGCCGCGGAGGCGCGCGCCGGACTCTCCGCCCGCGCCCTGGCCGGGGCCACGCTCGCCGTCTGCGGCACCCTGGTGCTGGTCCTGGGCCCCGGCCAGTGGCTGCCCCCGCAACTCGCCTTGGGGCTGGTAGGGGCCTCCTGGTTCGGCGGCGCCTGGCTGCTCTTCTCCACCGGCCGTTGA
- a CDS encoding ubiquinone biosynthesis accessory factor UbiJ: MSDDDTLDPGRDPAAGFTIPAGLLATIEAALNQYIALDPEGARAFAPTYGHIICIDIEGLGARLTLIPGPDRVQVFGAYDATPDCLIRGAPLALLRMMTAGRKESQLSSGAVRIEGDAAVAQALSDALAGLDVDWEEQLARVLGDPIANQIGRALRAAGDWGGRTRDTARANLKEYLEEESRLLPTRYEVDEFLRQVDTLRDDVERLAARIARLAARADAERGSPR; the protein is encoded by the coding sequence ATGAGCGACGACGACACACTGGACCCGGGGCGCGACCCCGCGGCGGGTTTCACGATCCCCGCGGGCCTGCTGGCCACGATCGAGGCGGCCCTGAATCAGTACATCGCCCTGGACCCGGAGGGCGCACGCGCCTTCGCGCCGACCTACGGGCACATCATCTGCATCGACATCGAGGGCCTGGGCGCCCGTCTGACCCTGATCCCCGGCCCTGACCGGGTCCAGGTCTTCGGCGCCTATGACGCCACCCCGGATTGTCTGATCCGCGGCGCCCCGCTCGCCCTGTTGCGCATGATGACGGCCGGGCGCAAGGAGTCCCAACTGTCCTCCGGCGCGGTGCGGATCGAGGGCGATGCGGCCGTCGCCCAAGCCCTGAGCGACGCCCTGGCGGGGCTCGACGTGGACTGGGAGGAGCAACTGGCCCGGGTGCTCGGCGACCCCATCGCCAACCAGATCGGGCGCGCCCTGCGCGCCGCCGGCGACTGGGGCGGGCGCACGCGCGATACCGCGCGGGCCAATCTCAAGGAGTATCTGGAGGAGGAGTCGCGCCTGCTGCCCACGCGCTACGAGGTGGATGAGTTCCTGCGCCAGGTCGACACCCTGCGCGACGACGTCGAGCGCCTGGCCGCACGGATCGCGCGGCTCGCGGCCCGCGCGGACGCGGAGCGCGGCAGCCCGCGATGA
- the ubiE gene encoding bifunctional demethylmenaquinone methyltransferase/2-methoxy-6-polyprenyl-1,4-benzoquinol methylase UbiE — protein MAEQETTHFGYQQVPVEEKAVRVREVFDSVASRYDLMNDLMSLGIHRLWKRHAIALAGVRRGQRVLDLASGTGDLAARFAGIVGPSGQVVMSDINEAMLSRGRERQLDQGRVGNLNYALANAERLPFVGEHFDCVTIGFGLRNVTHKEWAIAEMYRVLRPGGRALILEFSHPTSKAFSRVYDLYSFNVLPILGRLVTNDSESYRYLAESIRMHPDQESLRTMMEGAGFERCTYFNLTGGVVAIHRGYKL, from the coding sequence ATGGCGGAACAAGAGACGACCCATTTCGGCTACCAGCAGGTGCCGGTCGAGGAGAAGGCGGTGCGGGTGCGCGAGGTCTTCGACTCCGTGGCCTCGCGCTACGACCTCATGAACGACCTGATGTCGCTCGGCATCCACCGACTCTGGAAGCGCCACGCCATCGCGCTGGCCGGGGTGCGCCGCGGGCAGCGGGTGCTGGACCTGGCCTCGGGCACCGGGGACCTGGCGGCGCGCTTCGCCGGCATCGTGGGCCCCAGCGGGCAGGTGGTGATGTCCGACATCAACGAGGCGATGCTCTCGCGCGGCCGGGAGCGGCAGCTCGATCAGGGGCGGGTGGGCAACCTCAACTATGCCCTGGCGAACGCCGAGCGCCTGCCCTTCGTCGGCGAGCACTTCGACTGCGTGACCATCGGCTTCGGGCTGCGCAACGTGACCCACAAGGAGTGGGCCATCGCCGAGATGTATCGGGTCCTGCGCCCCGGCGGGCGCGCCCTGATCCTGGAGTTCTCCCACCCCACGAGCAAGGCCTTCAGCCGGGTCTATGACCTCTATTCCTTCAACGTGCTGCCCATCCTGGGCCGGCTGGTCACCAACGACTCGGAGAGTTACCGCTACCTGGCCGAGTCGATCCGCATGCACCCGGACCAGGAGAGTCTGCGCACCATGATGGAGGGGGCCGGGTTCGAGCGCTGCACCTACTTCAACCTGACCGGCGGGGTGGTGGCCATCCATCGGGGGTACAAGCTGTGA
- a CDS encoding MipA/OmpV family protein, with the protein MPIRPPRFRLAAALCLAVALGAPVTASGSDSQSGSGPIMEPLWELGLFNFVADLPHYPGSDESRVYAFPTPFLTYRGKYLRAGREGVRGIFYQGPQIETSISLSGNPPVDEDNEARAGMPGLDAIGELGPSIKWYFLGRDPVDRVYLQAAARAAAAIDFASGLQVRYQGVAGSLNAVYYNRSSLRDQRIKFQFGLGLHAGDRVYNGYFYDVAPAYATATRPAYHAAGGYSGASLSFSIQYDMTPRVSFGFYSRWDNLSGTAFADSPLVKQENNFVVGAVLILRPLRSATLVSSEAFD; encoded by the coding sequence GTGCCCATCAGACCCCCACGATTCCGCCTGGCCGCCGCACTGTGCCTGGCGGTCGCCCTCGGCGCCCCGGTGACGGCCAGCGGATCGGACTCGCAGTCCGGTTCAGGCCCCATCATGGAACCGCTGTGGGAACTGGGTCTGTTCAACTTCGTCGCCGACCTGCCACACTACCCCGGGTCCGATGAATCGCGGGTCTATGCCTTCCCCACCCCCTTCCTGACCTACCGCGGCAAATATCTGCGCGCCGGCCGCGAGGGGGTGCGGGGCATCTTCTACCAGGGCCCCCAGATCGAGACCAGCATCTCACTCTCCGGCAATCCGCCGGTGGACGAGGACAACGAGGCCCGGGCCGGGATGCCGGGCCTGGACGCCATCGGTGAGCTCGGCCCCTCCATCAAGTGGTATTTTCTCGGGCGCGACCCGGTGGATCGGGTCTATCTCCAGGCCGCCGCCAGGGCCGCTGCCGCGATCGACTTCGCCTCCGGCCTGCAGGTTCGCTACCAGGGCGTGGCCGGGAGTCTGAACGCCGTCTATTATAACCGCAGCAGCTTGCGCGACCAGCGGATCAAGTTCCAGTTCGGGCTCGGGCTCCACGCCGGGGACCGGGTCTACAACGGCTATTTCTATGACGTGGCCCCGGCCTATGCCACGGCGACCCGCCCCGCCTATCACGCGGCCGGCGGCTACAGCGGGGCCTCACTGTCATTCTCCATCCAATACGACATGACGCCGCGGGTCTCGTTCGGCTTCTACTCACGCTGGGACAACTTGAGCGGCACGGCCTTCGCCGACAGCCCACTGGTGAAACAGGAAAACAACTTCGTGGTCGGGGCGGTCCTGATCCTGCGTCCGCTGCGCTCCGCAACGCTGGTGTCGTCCGAGGCATTCGACTGA
- a CDS encoding AAA family ATPase, whose amino-acid sequence MRLDRLRIPRYRNLRGFEIEFDEQQPTTVLLGRNGTGKSNLMEAIVEIFRDLELGVPPLFAYTLDYVCRDHAIHIDADPARSNRRLEISVDGRPLAQAAFQRDLDTYLPNYVFAYYSGWSSRLERHFDRPTRRHYDHILKSPDGKLPLRRLFFCRMEYSQLVLLAFFLAGSAAGHQVLRDYLGIARFESALFVLKTPWWRGSGSPTKTRQADGDPRFWYARGAFKGFLDRLWKRALAPIRNTETIERDVRRQGETTERLYLFIKNEAELAALMEPGEDPKTLFGYLESLFLCDLIDEVRVTVERTDGERVKFVQMSEGEQQLLTVLGLLLFTQNDESLYLLDEPDTHLNPVWTYDFLRLLQENIRAEKGQLIVATHNPLMIGSLRRNQVRLLVSTEGAIAAIEPDFDPIGIGVEGLLKTELYGLPSTLAPEVLGKLDRHYDLLGKPEKTEAEQGELMRLAAELNALGVSRTHPNPYFESFANAMARRRPAERHAPLSKEDIDAQAELADAVIAELLAEEQAAVNGGRA is encoded by the coding sequence GTGAGACTCGATCGGCTGCGAATCCCGCGTTACCGCAATCTGCGCGGTTTCGAGATCGAGTTCGACGAACAGCAGCCGACAACGGTGCTCCTGGGTCGCAACGGTACCGGCAAGTCGAACCTGATGGAGGCGATCGTCGAGATCTTTCGGGACCTGGAACTGGGCGTCCCCCCGCTCTTCGCCTATACCCTGGACTATGTCTGTCGCGACCACGCTATCCATATCGATGCCGACCCGGCCCGTTCCAACCGGCGTCTCGAGATCAGCGTCGATGGCCGCCCGTTGGCCCAGGCGGCCTTTCAGCGCGACCTGGACACCTATTTGCCCAATTACGTCTTTGCTTATTATTCCGGTTGGAGCAGCCGCTTGGAGCGGCATTTCGACCGCCCGACGCGTAGGCACTACGATCACATCCTGAAGAGCCCGGACGGCAAACTCCCCCTGCGGCGCCTGTTTTTCTGCCGTATGGAGTACAGTCAACTCGTACTGCTCGCCTTTTTCCTGGCGGGATCGGCTGCCGGTCACCAGGTCTTGCGGGATTATCTGGGCATCGCGCGCTTCGAGTCGGCACTGTTCGTGCTCAAGACCCCTTGGTGGCGGGGCAGCGGCTCGCCCACCAAGACGCGTCAGGCCGATGGCGACCCGCGCTTCTGGTATGCCCGCGGCGCCTTCAAGGGCTTCCTGGACCGTCTGTGGAAACGCGCCCTGGCGCCGATCCGCAATACCGAGACGATCGAGCGCGACGTGCGTCGGCAGGGCGAAACTACTGAAAGGCTCTATCTGTTCATCAAGAACGAGGCCGAGCTTGCAGCACTGATGGAGCCGGGCGAGGACCCCAAGACCCTGTTCGGCTACCTGGAGAGCCTCTTCCTCTGCGACCTGATCGACGAGGTCCGGGTCACGGTAGAGCGGACCGACGGCGAGCGCGTGAAGTTCGTGCAGATGAGTGAGGGGGAACAACAACTCCTCACCGTGCTCGGGCTCTTGCTCTTCACCCAAAACGACGAATCGCTTTATCTCCTCGACGAGCCGGATACCCACCTCAACCCGGTCTGGACCTACGATTTCTTGAGGCTCTTGCAGGAGAACATCCGCGCCGAGAAAGGCCAACTGATCGTTGCGACCCACAATCCATTGATGATCGGCAGTCTGCGCAGGAACCAGGTCCGCTTGCTGGTTTCCACGGAGGGCGCCATCGCTGCAATCGAGCCCGACTTCGATCCGATCGGGATCGGTGTGGAAGGATTGCTGAAAACCGAGTTGTATGGGTTGCCGTCGACACTGGCGCCGGAGGTCCTTGGGAAGCTCGACCGGCATTATGATCTGCTTGGAAAACCGGAAAAGACCGAGGCAGAACAGGGCGAATTGATGCGCCTTGCCGCGGAACTGAATGCGCTTGGGGTATCACGCACCCATCCAAATCCCTATTTTGAATCCTTTGCCAATGCCATGGCGAGGCGCCGCCCGGCGGAACGTCATGCGCCGCTGTCGAAAGAAGACATTGACGCTCAGGCGGAGTTGGCCGATGCGGTGATTGCCGAACTGTTGGCCGAGGAGCAGGCCGCTGTTAACGGTGGTAGGGCGTGA
- a CDS encoding restriction endonuclease subunit S — protein MTGLPESWTTCRLGDVVDYGTPDKAEPDAIPADAWVLELEDIEKGTSKILQRLTFAQRQSKSTKNRFAAGDVLYGKLRPYLNKVVCADGAGFCTTEIIPLKPSVWLDGRYLFYWLRHPTFLDYVTAESHGLNMPRLGTKSGRDAPFVLAPINEQRRIADKLDTILARVDACRERLDRVPATLRMTNPQDYSSNASARPARSSQPGPESVVAVARPRLRSPKPPC, from the coding sequence ATGACCGGGCTGCCGGAGAGTTGGACGACCTGCAGACTCGGCGATGTCGTCGACTATGGCACGCCAGACAAGGCAGAGCCTGACGCCATTCCAGCCGATGCCTGGGTTCTGGAGCTTGAAGATATTGAGAAAGGCACGTCTAAGATTCTCCAGCGACTCACGTTCGCGCAGCGCCAATCCAAAAGCACCAAGAACCGCTTTGCTGCAGGTGATGTGCTTTACGGCAAGCTTCGACCCTATCTGAACAAGGTAGTCTGCGCCGATGGGGCCGGCTTCTGCACGACGGAGATCATTCCGCTAAAGCCGTCAGTGTGGCTGGACGGCCGGTATCTTTTCTATTGGTTGAGGCACCCGACGTTTCTTGATTACGTAACGGCCGAAAGTCATGGATTGAATATGCCTCGGCTCGGTACCAAGTCGGGAAGGGATGCCCCTTTCGTGCTCGCCCCAATCAATGAGCAGAGACGCATCGCCGACAAACTCGACACGATCCTCGCGCGGGTGGACGCCTGCCGCGAGCGCCTCGACCGCGTGCCTGCGACCCTCAGGATGACGAACCCGCAGGACTACTCCTCGAACGCGTCCGCGCGGCCCGCGCGTTCGAGCCAACCAGGCCCGGAAAGCGTGGTGGCCGTCGCGCGGCCAAGACTCAGAAGCCCGAAACCACCATGCTGA
- a CDS encoding PDDEXK nuclease domain-containing protein: MTSDHPSLLTTPEGYGDWLAALKSRIHAARQRAALAANRELVSLYWEIGRDILERQARLGWGAKIIERLAHDLRTAFPEMKGFSRSNLLYMRAFAEAWPDETIVQQLVGLLPWGHNLFLLSKLKGPDRRLRYARRALEQGWSRNTLGIHIETRLLEREGQAITNFALQLPAPQSDLARNLLKDPYIFDFLDIGQEANERAIETAMVEHITRFLLELGAGFAYVGRQVPLEVGGEDFVLDLLFYHLKLHCYLVVELKAGAFKPEYAGKLGFYLSAVDAQIATNQDGPTIGLLLCKTRNRLVAEYALRDINKPMGVAEYQLTAALPDELQSSLPTIEQIERELGGEEQE, translated from the coding sequence GTGACTTCGGATCACCCCTCCCTGCTCACCACGCCTGAAGGCTATGGGGATTGGCTCGCGGCCCTAAAGTCACGCATCCACGCCGCGCGCCAGCGGGCCGCGTTGGCAGCGAACCGCGAATTGGTCTCTCTCTACTGGGAGATTGGTCGAGATATTCTGGAGCGTCAGGCGCGACTGGGTTGGGGGGCCAAGATCATCGAGCGTCTGGCACACGACCTGCGAACCGCCTTTCCCGAGATGAAAGGATTTTCGCGCTCTAACCTGCTCTACATGCGCGCCTTCGCCGAGGCTTGGCCCGACGAGACAATTGTCCAACAGCTTGTTGGACTTTTGCCGTGGGGTCACAATCTCTTTCTTCTCAGTAAGTTGAAGGGGCCGGACCGGCGCCTTCGGTACGCCCGGCGGGCCCTCGAACAGGGCTGGTCCCGTAATACCTTGGGCATCCACATAGAGACTCGCTTGCTGGAACGTGAAGGTCAGGCCATCACCAACTTCGCGCTGCAACTGCCCGCACCCCAGTCCGACCTTGCCCGTAATCTCCTCAAGGACCCCTACATCTTCGACTTCCTCGATATCGGCCAAGAGGCCAACGAACGCGCCATCGAAACCGCCATGGTGGAACATATTACCCGCTTTCTGCTGGAGTTGGGTGCGGGCTTTGCCTATGTGGGTCGCCAGGTTCCGTTGGAGGTTGGCGGTGAGGATTTCGTACTGGACCTGCTCTTCTATCACCTCAAATTGCACTGTTATCTGGTCGTCGAACTGAAGGCAGGGGCTTTCAAGCCGGAGTACGCCGGCAAGCTCGGCTTCTACCTGAGTGCCGTGGATGCCCAAATTGCCACCAACCAGGATGGGCCGACCATCGGGCTGCTTTTATGCAAGACCCGGAACCGCCTGGTGGCCGAGTACGCCCTGCGGGACATCAATAAGCCTATGGGTGTCGCGGAATACCAACTCACCGCAGCCCTGCCGGACGAGCTACAGTCCAGCCTGCCGACGATCGAGCAGATCGAGCGGGAGTTAGGGGGAGAAGAGCAGGAATGA
- a CDS encoding N-6 DNA methylase — MTIVTHDIVAKLWTLCNLLKDDGVTYHQYVTELTYLLFLKMAKETGTEDQIPDGYRWDDLEAKSAARRLEIYKVTLIHLENHGSPLVRQIFGNASSFIKKAATLSALVTEIDKLDWYSARQEGLGDLYEGLLQKNANEKKSGAGQYFTPRPLIDAMVAVMRPTIDDIIQDPAAGTGGFLIAAAHWLRAHGDPDGWTEAQQRKYRRNTFYGMEHVQDVHRFALMNLMLHGLDSAPRGAGIRYGDTLSPEGQALPRATLILTNPPFGTKKGGGLPTRTDLSFPTSNKQFCFLQHCYLGLKPGGRAALVLPDNVLFEGNVGRSIRADLMDKCDLHTVLRLPTGIFYAQGVKTNVLFFTRGETQKDNTRETWVYDLRANMPQFGKRTQLTREHFADFEAAFGEDSLGGPQILSRREDTGETGRFRRFTREEIAARGDSLDIAWLKDDSADTGEDLPEPAVLAVAAMDELEAAIEELRGILAELGEGQEEEVVE; from the coding sequence ATGACCATAGTCACCCACGATATCGTCGCCAAGCTTTGGACCCTCTGCAACCTGCTCAAGGACGACGGCGTCACCTATCACCAGTACGTCACCGAGCTGACCTACCTGCTGTTCCTCAAGATGGCCAAGGAGACCGGCACCGAGGACCAGATCCCGGACGGCTACCGCTGGGACGATTTAGAGGCCAAGTCCGCCGCCCGGCGGCTGGAGATCTACAAGGTCACACTGATCCACCTGGAGAACCACGGTTCGCCGCTGGTTCGTCAGATCTTCGGAAATGCCAGCTCATTCATAAAGAAGGCCGCGACCCTCTCCGCCCTGGTCACAGAGATCGACAAGCTCGACTGGTACAGCGCCCGCCAGGAGGGCCTGGGCGACCTCTATGAAGGGCTCTTGCAGAAGAACGCCAACGAGAAGAAATCCGGCGCCGGCCAATACTTCACCCCGCGCCCCCTGATCGATGCCATGGTCGCGGTCATGCGCCCCACCATTGACGACATCATCCAAGACCCGGCGGCCGGCACCGGCGGTTTCCTCATCGCCGCCGCCCACTGGCTGCGCGCGCACGGCGACCCGGACGGCTGGACCGAGGCGCAGCAACGCAAGTACCGGCGTAACACCTTCTACGGGATGGAGCACGTCCAGGACGTTCACCGCTTCGCCCTCATGAACCTGATGCTCCACGGACTCGACTCCGCGCCACGCGGCGCCGGCATCCGCTACGGCGACACCCTCTCGCCCGAGGGTCAGGCGCTCCCCCGCGCCACCTTGATCCTCACCAACCCGCCCTTCGGCACCAAGAAAGGCGGCGGCCTGCCGACCCGCACCGACTTAAGCTTCCCGACCAGCAACAAGCAGTTTTGTTTTCTCCAGCATTGCTATCTGGGCCTCAAGCCCGGCGGGCGCGCCGCCCTGGTCCTGCCCGACAACGTGCTCTTCGAGGGTAATGTCGGCCGCTCCATCCGCGCCGACCTGATGGACAAGTGCGACCTCCACACCGTGCTGCGCCTGCCCACTGGCATCTTCTATGCCCAGGGAGTCAAGACCAATGTCCTCTTCTTCACCCGCGGCGAAACGCAGAAGGATAATACGCGCGAAACCTGGGTCTATGATCTCCGGGCCAACATGCCGCAGTTCGGCAAGCGCACCCAACTCACCCGCGAACACTTCGCCGACTTCGAGGCCGCCTTCGGTGAGGACTCCTTGGGTGGCCCGCAGATCCTGAGCCGCCGCGAGGACACCGGAGAAACCGGCCGCTTCCGCCGCTTCACCCGCGAGGAGATCGCCGCCCGCGGCGACAGCCTCGACATTGCCTGGCTCAAGGACGACAGCGCCGACACCGGCGAGGATCTGCCCGAACCCGCCGTGCTCGCGGTGGCGGCGATGGACGAACTGGAGGCCGCGATCGAAGAACTGCGCGGTATCCTGGCGGAGTTAGGGGAAGGCCAGGAAGAAGAGGTTGTAGAATGA
- a CDS encoding putative toxin-antitoxin system toxin component, PIN family, whose product MAAAHRPPRVVIDTNLVLSALVFGGARPGALRRAWQQRRVIPLISTVTATELLRTLGYPKFSLFAAKQKELLADYLPWCETVAVPDPPPATPACRDPFDQPFLHLAAAGRADVLVTGDADLLTLADAFAPRIITAARLLESLERAA is encoded by the coding sequence GTGGCCGCGGCGCACCGCCCCCCGCGTGTCGTGATCGACACCAATCTGGTCCTGTCCGCCCTGGTCTTCGGCGGCGCCCGGCCGGGCGCCTTGCGCCGGGCCTGGCAGCAGCGGCGTGTCATACCGCTGATCTCGACCGTCACCGCGACCGAATTACTGCGTACCCTGGGCTATCCCAAATTCAGCCTGTTTGCCGCCAAGCAGAAAGAACTCCTGGCCGACTATCTGCCCTGGTGCGAAACGGTCGCAGTCCCGGACCCGCCGCCCGCAACGCCGGCCTGCCGCGACCCCTTCGATCAGCCCTTCCTGCACCTGGCCGCCGCCGGCCGGGCCGACGTCCTCGTGACGGGCGATGCCGACCTGCTGACCCTGGCGGACGCCTTCGCCCCCCGGATCATCACGGCGGCCCGCCTGCTCGAATCACTGGAACGAGCGGCATGA
- a CDS encoding AbrB/MazE/SpoVT family DNA-binding domain-containing protein, with the protein MLAKLTAKNQLTLPKAVTEAVGRSEYFQVETRDGQIILTPVRVQRADAVRAKLAELNLTEADIDDAVAWARQGDRA; encoded by the coding sequence ATGCTCGCCAAGCTGACCGCCAAGAACCAACTCACCCTGCCCAAGGCCGTGACCGAGGCGGTCGGTCGGAGCGAGTATTTCCAGGTGGAAACCCGCGACGGCCAGATCATACTCACGCCCGTGCGCGTCCAGCGGGCGGACGCCGTGCGGGCCAAGCTGGCCGAATTGAACCTGACCGAAGCGGACATCGACGATGCCGTCGCCTGGGCGCGGCAGGGCGACCGGGCCTGA